One Amaranthus tricolor cultivar Red isolate AtriRed21 chromosome 1, ASM2621246v1, whole genome shotgun sequence DNA window includes the following coding sequences:
- the LOC130819717 gene encoding calmodulin-like protein 3, which yields MPTISLSLPSLLNSPISLYFLPNTNTNTNQSINTSESSPKPPSSPSLSSPPQPSQPLKTPSKKPMDVVELRRVFDMFDQNGDGRITMGELRGSLTNMGIFIPDKDLTTMINGIDINGDGCVDGDEFQALYTLIMEREDDEQDDEEDMKEAFNVFDKNGDGFISVDELGSVLGSLGLHQGRNLEDCKLMITKVDVDGDGMVSFKEFKKMMKNGGLANLN from the coding sequence ATGCCAACCATTTCCCTTTCTTTGCCTTCTCTTCTTAACTCTCCCATTTCCTTATATTTCCTCcccaacacaaacacaaacaccaaTCAAAGCATCAATACCTCCGAGAGCTCACCCAAGCCCCCATCATCTCCCTCTTTGTCGTCACCGCCTCAACCATCACAACCACTAAAAACGCCATCCAAGAAGCCAATGGACGTGGTGGAGCTAAGGCGGGTGTTCGACATGTTCGACCAAAACGGAGATGGGAGAATAACAATGGGAGAGCTACGTGGTTCCCTTACTAATATGGGTATCTTCATTCCTGATAAAGATCTCACCACCATGATCAATGGTATTGACATCAATGGTGATGGTTGTGTGGATGGAGATGAGTTTCAAGCCTTATATACTCTCATAATGGAACGAGAagatgatgaacaagatgatgaagaagatatGAAGGAGGCTTTTAATGTATTTGATAAAAATGGTGATGGGTTCATCTCTGTTGATGAGCTTGGTTCTGTTCTTGGTTCACTTGGACTTCatcaaggaagaaatttagagGATTGTAAGCTTATGATTACAAAAGTTGATGTGGATGGAGATGGGATGGTTAGTTTTAAGGAgtttaagaagatgatgaagaatggtGGTTTAGCTAATTTGAATTAA